In Cercospora beticola chromosome 3, complete sequence, the following proteins share a genomic window:
- the LSM3 gene encoding U4/U6-U5 snRNP complex subunit lsm3 — MAESPDTGANPVSEPLDLVRLSLNETVFVKLRGDRELAGRLHAYDSHCNLVLGDVTETVYVWDEDDEENVRTVKKQSEMLFVRGDSVVLISPQQS, encoded by the exons ATGGCCGAATCGCCCGATACCGGCGCCAATCCCGTCAGCGAACCACTCGATTTGGTGCGCTTGTCGCTCAATGAGACCGTTTTTGTGAAGCTGCGAGGAGACCGCGAGCTGGCGGGGAGGTTGCAT GCATACGATAGCCATTGCAACTTGGTGTTAGGCGATGTCACCGAGACAGTCTACGTAtgggatgaagacgatgaagaaaaCGTACGGACAGTGAAGAAGCAGTCGGAAATGCTTTTTGTAAGAG GGGACTCCGTCGTACTGATATCACCGCAACAATCATGA
- a CDS encoding uncharacterized protein (MEROPS:MER0472834) translates to MAEEPQRTSIAQRIAALKLQNAGGGIPIQNSQGFQKPTTNGSSQAVPRPRPPPPPRPSVPARPDRAQASSVPPGVASGPSPNRAVGNEPDGARPNGVAMNGTRAKSRPPLPGRTSTQSSQAPALPSRTPSGPSPALPPRRPSEAPSQKEFALTKRASNESISSIATARSSTSAISNATSYTSVGGERYKIRAPDYDPSSLPALPPKRTKEEKEAAERKYNGTRPLRHSKSTPRIAQVQEGTTPPPMPTRQPVVPPPVPTQTDTLQNQTGAYGSTPVPKRAQPPPPPVRQSQPPLPVRASTQTRVEPIPAASSARADLAPPPRPRVSALSMGFGNKETSKPAGQDVPSNSNSGVPPPIPASSKPDLAALKASKPRFNATATPTASAPAAGALAITSYSQFSEVLATHRIVMADFWAPWCGPCRNFAPDYERLAKEYCRPNQIAFVKINTDENKDIAQAYKIECWPTLIAFEHGAEIDKSLGANEYWLNQLIEERAKRAGINLSAPVPAAAPVAPSAAPTNSCLHCRDFSGPDGHAARFPRQSIPSQDVGWLAHQLTSPFPSLTDKARAIFAWLHHNIAYDTVAFFGNNVKGSTPQSTLQSGLAVCEGYAGLFAALAMKVGMECFVLSGASKGFGFTPLQPGQPIPPFASTHAWNVVKIDNGEWKLIDSCWGSGSVTASQTYEKKFKPDWFTMSNDIFGLSHYPQDRNQQYRTDGRSLSWEEYSMASKDGTGATVYDNTAEEGLAKTSFRPAEGKINLAQQGPTTRFSFQKICRHWDPIKNGSGPSYLFVLLIDAQEKKGENNLPPFNTNGEVWWCDVPTQHLGHSGQKVTVIGLTQFNGRDGRGLTVEDYMRKKGRAGWASTFIASWEIA, encoded by the exons ATGGCCGAAGAGCCTCAACGGACTTCAATCGCTCAGCGCATAGCCGCATTGAAGCTACAAAACGCCGGTGGTGGCATACCTATTCAAAATTCACAAGGTTTTCAGAAACCGACAACAAATGGATCAAGTCAGGCTGTTCCGAGGCCTAGaccgcctccaccacctaGACCGAGTGTCCCAGCGAGACCGGACCGCGCACAGGCCTCGAGTGTGCCTCCTGGAGTTGCTAGTGGGCCGTCGCCAAACAGAGCGGTAGGCAATGAGCCTGATGGAGCGCGACCGAATGGGGTGGCTATGAACGGTACACGTGCAAAGTCAAGGCCACCCCTACCAGGGCGGACATCGACTCAATCATCGCAAGCGCCGGCTTTGCCATCGAGAACGCCGTCCGGCCCTTCGCCTGCACTGCCTCCAAGACGACCTTCAGAAGCACCGTCTCAGAAGGAGTTCGCGCTCACCAAACGTGCATCCAATGAGTCAATAAGCTCAATAGCCACAGCGAGGTCCTCCACTTCTGCCATATCTAACGCTACCTCTTACACATCTGTCGGTGGCGAGCGCTATAAGATTCGAGCTCCTGACTAtgatccttcttctttgccagcATTACCACCAAAGCGcacgaaggaggagaaggaagcggcgGAGAGGAAGTACAATGGCACTCGGCCTCTCAGGCACTCCAAATCAACACCAAGGATCGCACAAGTACAGGAGGGAACGACTCCACCACCGATGCCAACCAGGCAGCCCGTCGTTCCGCCACCCGTGCCTACGCAGACTGATACTCTGCAGAACCAAACAGGAGCATATGGCAGCACGCCCGTCCCGAAGAGAGCTCAaccaccgcctccaccaGTGAGACAAAGTCAACCGCCGTTACCTGTCAGAGCATCGACGCAAACGAGGGTGGAGCCAATTCCGGCTGCATCGTCTGCCCGAGCGGACCTTGCACCGCCTCCGCGACCACGAGTGTCCGCGCTGTCCATGGGCTTCGGCAACAAAGAGACGAGTAAACCTGCAGGACAGGACGTACCCTCGAACAGCAACTCCGGAGTGCCCCCACCTATACCAGCGAGCTCGAAACCGGATCTTGCCGCCCTGAAGGCATCCAAACCGCGGTTCAATGCCACAGCCACGCCAACAGCATCGGCACCTGCCGCAGGTGCTCTTGCAATTACATCATACTCACAGTTCTCAGAGGTACTGGCGACGCACCGCATCGTGATGGCGGATTTTTGGGCACCTTG GTGCGGACCTTGTCGCAACTTTGCGCCTGATTATGAGCGTCTGGCAAAAGAATATTGCCGACCAAATCAAATAGCATTTGTCAAAATCAACACAGACGAGAACAAGGACATTGCTCAGGCGTACAAGATCGAATGCTGGCCGACCCTCATCGCCTTCGAGCATGGCGCAGAGATTGACAAATCTCTCGGAGCTAACGAATATTGGTTGAATCAGCTCATAGAGGAGCGTGCGAAGCGCGCCGGCATCAATCTGTCGGCGCCAGTGCCGGCTGCAGCCCCTGTAGCCCCTTCTGCGGCACCAACGAACTCCTGCTTACATTGCCGTGACTTCTCTGGTCCAGATGGCCATGCAGCACGGTTCCCACGCCAATCGATTCCATCGCAGGACGTAGGATGGCTTGCCCATCAGCTCACCTCTCCCTTTCCCTCTCTTACGGACAAAGCACGAGCTATCTTCGCGTGGCTCCACCACAATATCGCGTACGACACAGTAGCATTCTTCGGCAACAACGTCAAAGGTTCTACTCCCCAAAGCACATTGCAATCTGGTCTGGCTGTGTGCGAGGGTTATGCTGGGCTTTTTGCTGCTTTAGCGATGAAGGTGGGCATGGAATGTTTCGTCCTTAGCGGCGCCAGCAAAGGGTTTGGCTTTACGCCCCTGCAACCCGGACAGCCGATTCCGCCCTTCGCCTCGACGCACGCATGGAACGTTGTTAAGATTGACAATGGCGAGTGGAAACTCATCGACTCCTGCTGGGGATCTGGAAGT GTCACAGCTTCACAGACCTACGAAAAGAAATTCAAACCTGACTGGTTCACCATGTCGAATGACATTTTCGGGCTTTCGCACTATCCACAGGACAGAAACCAGCAATACCGCACGGATGGTCGCTCGCTATCATGGGAAGAGTACTCCATGGCCAGCAAGGATGGCACTGGTGCAACGGTCTATGATAACACAGCTGAAGAAGGTCTTGCCAAAACATCATTCAGGCCTGCGGAAGGCAAGATTAATCTCGCGCAGCAAGGGCCGACTACACGATTCTCATTCCAAAAGATTTGCCGGCATTGGGATCCGATCAAAAATGGATCCGGGCCATCTTATCTCTTCGTGCTGCTCATCGATgcgcaagagaagaaagggGAAAACAATCTGCCACCATTCAATACTAATGGGGAAGTTTGGTGGTGTGACGTTCCGACTCAGCATCTTGGACATTCTGGGCAAAAGGTGACGGTGATAGGATTGACGCAGTTTAATGGCCGGGATGGACGAGGTTTGACTGTGGAAGATTATATGCGCAAGAAAGGTCGTGCTGGCTGGGCTTCTACATTTATCGCGTCGTGGGAGATTGCATGA